A single genomic interval of bacterium harbors:
- the nusA gene encoding transcription termination factor NusA yields the protein MNKQLIKAIESLEFEKGISKEKLISAVETALAAAIGRDVDAAPKNVEVRIDPESGETSIFEVRKVVEVVTDPDLEIEASRVKSLPPDAQIEGDVVRFPKQVRDFGRIAAQIAKQVIMQKVREAEKEAVQSEYNDRVGEMVTGLVIRSEPAGTVLDLGRAEGMIYRREQIPQERLRYGDRVCAYVVEVAERRSRAQVVLSRAHPGLIRRLFESSVAEVGSGIVEIKDVERIPGQRTKMSVLSHDESIDAVGACVGVRGARVQTVIRELKGELIDVVNWDPDTQQYIRNALVPAKVMSVEIDEEKKTARVVVPDNDFSQAVGRHWQNVSLASKLTGYSLQILKESLAREEEGRRLEALAHFKKSLVDEIGLDDAHLAVLEKEGLLSIEAIAARPPLEMAKLLDIRRKLARAVVLFAQSKMRVDTPASEKVKEVAKNKIVK from the coding sequence ATGAACAAGCAGCTTATCAAGGCGATAGAGTCTCTAGAGTTCGAGAAGGGCATCTCGAAGGAGAAGCTGATAAGCGCGGTGGAGACTGCGCTTGCGGCAGCAATCGGCAGGGATGTGGATGCGGCTCCGAAGAACGTGGAGGTCAGGATCGACCCTGAGAGCGGCGAGACCTCGATATTCGAGGTCAGGAAGGTTGTTGAAGTGGTAACCGACCCGGACCTGGAGATCGAGGCTTCCCGTGTCAAGAGTCTGCCGCCTGACGCTCAGATCGAGGGCGATGTGGTCAGGTTCCCGAAACAGGTGAGGGACTTCGGCCGGATCGCCGCGCAGATCGCCAAGCAGGTGATCATGCAGAAGGTCAGGGAGGCCGAGAAGGAGGCGGTGCAGTCCGAATACAACGACCGCGTTGGTGAGATGGTTACTGGGCTTGTGATACGCTCTGAGCCAGCAGGGACGGTTCTGGACCTCGGTCGAGCCGAGGGTATGATCTACAGACGTGAGCAGATACCACAGGAACGGCTGCGCTACGGCGACCGGGTCTGCGCTTATGTGGTCGAGGTTGCCGAACGCCGCAGCCGCGCACAGGTCGTTTTGTCTCGGGCGCATCCGGGCCTCATCAGGAGGCTTTTTGAGTCCTCTGTGGCCGAAGTGGGGAGCGGGATAGTGGAGATCAAGGACGTGGAAAGGATCCCGGGTCAGCGGACCAAGATGAGCGTGCTGTCCCACGATGAGAGCATCGATGCTGTGGGCGCCTGCGTAGGCGTGCGGGGCGCCAGGGTTCAGACCGTTATCCGGGAGCTTAAGGGCGAGCTGATTGACGTGGTCAATTGGGACCCGGACACACAGCAGTATATTCGCAATGCGCTCGTTCCGGCCAAGGTTATGTCTGTTGAGATCGATGAGGAGAAGAAAACGGCGCGAGTGGTTGTTCCGGACAATGATTTCTCTCAGGCGGTAGGCCGACATTGGCAGAACGTCTCTTTGGCAAGCAAGTTGACTGGGTATTCACTTCAGATTCTGAAGGAATCGTTGGCCAGAGAGGAGGAGGGCCGGAGGTTGGAGGCTCTTGCGCATTTCAAAAAATCACTTGTCGATGAGATCGGGCTGGACGATGCACACCTTGCCGTATTGGAGAAGGAGGGGCTGCTGTCAATCGAGGCAATAGCGGCCAGGCCGCCGCTTGAGATGGCGAAGCTGCTTGA
- the rimP gene encoding ribosome maturation factor RimP, translating into MIADKAWALTEPVCAELGLQLVEIDYRKHESRWVLAILVDKVGGVAVSDLSELSSQLNPLLDLEGFIPNRYVLEVSSPGVMRALKSPDDFRRFSGRRAKVFLSEMVENRKRFVGIIQDVVQREQGPAVVFELSSGERLEAPFALIWRASLHYTTQELLAGVGRK; encoded by the coding sequence ATGATAGCCGATAAGGCATGGGCTCTGACCGAGCCGGTTTGTGCCGAGCTCGGTCTTCAGCTTGTTGAGATTGACTACAGGAAGCATGAAAGTAGGTGGGTTTTGGCGATTTTGGTTGACAAGGTGGGCGGTGTTGCCGTGTCCGACCTGAGCGAGTTGAGTTCTCAGTTGAACCCACTATTGGACCTCGAGGGTTTTATTCCTAATAGGTATGTGCTGGAGGTTTCGTCACCGGGGGTCATGAGGGCACTGAAGAGTCCTGATGATTTCAGACGTTTCAGCGGTCGGAGGGCGAAGGTTTTTCTTTCTGAGATGGTCGAAAACAGGAAGAGATTCGTGGGAATTATTCAAGACGTGGTGCAGAGGGAACAGGGCCCAGCGGTGGTTTTTGAGCTCTCATCAGGCGAGAGACTGGAGGCACCGTTTGCGCTTATTTGGCGAGCCAGTTTGCACTACACGACGCAGGAACTTCTGGCCGGTGTTGGCAGGAAGTAG
- a CDS encoding PQQ-binding-like beta-propeller repeat protein, translating into MRRMKGIATVISVIIVIVFFSGLASANAVHTFCPQFRYDTHHTGHSLQVGPSALDVALEVNIPPTGGFLKGFFGTPSMDADANLYVGSMNTYFYSISPTGTIRWSFPTSGIVGTGGSPLITPNGRVIFGNDNGDIYCTGLDGYFKWSYSTGAGDGFAIFNGPSSSFDGNVYFGNYAGNLYSLRESDGSLNWSLPLTSASIYTSSVTIDDELLLVGATDGKLYAVTKSGLPSWSYSVGGELHATPVLTDAGLILFGSTNGAFTCVNREGEFRWSDAFPMPISASAAYAGPDSIVVGDEGSNIRKFDSSGRTVWAGQLVGAIKASPLIDSDGKIYVYTEPGNIYIMRSDGIVLDWTTRDGYWKAGASPVIGPTGTLYICTAKDEAQVIGFRDQGGSGAPSLTGSVADDDLTVGESLKYSVTFLNPSRRLTVDFYVAVMLGDTLLFYPGWVTDWGYTRFTLDGGASGTGTLIDMPIADSSLFGHYTFYSAAMVPGTLINFSETSAVGVTIH; encoded by the coding sequence ATGAGAAGGATGAAAGGGATTGCTACCGTCATCAGCGTCATCATTGTGATAGTGTTCTTTAGTGGACTGGCATCTGCCAATGCGGTTCACACATTCTGCCCGCAGTTTAGATATGACACACACCATACGGGACATTCTCTACAGGTAGGACCATCGGCGCTTGACGTGGCGCTGGAGGTCAATATCCCACCGACAGGCGGCTTCTTAAAAGGCTTCTTTGGGACGCCCTCGATGGACGCGGACGCTAACCTATACGTCGGTTCGATGAACACCTACTTCTACTCCATCAGCCCCACAGGCACGATCAGATGGTCCTTCCCAACGTCAGGCATCGTCGGGACCGGTGGCTCTCCCCTGATAACACCCAACGGCCGCGTCATTTTTGGGAACGATAACGGCGACATTTATTGCACTGGTCTGGATGGCTATTTCAAGTGGAGCTACTCGACCGGTGCGGGCGACGGCTTTGCTATCTTCAACGGCCCGTCTTCCAGCTTCGATGGAAACGTTTATTTCGGCAACTACGCCGGCAATCTGTATTCCTTGCGCGAGTCGGACGGATCGCTAAACTGGTCCTTACCGCTCACTTCCGCTTCCATTTATACCTCATCGGTAACAATTGACGACGAGCTTCTCTTGGTCGGCGCAACGGATGGGAAACTGTATGCAGTTACGAAGAGCGGCCTTCCGAGCTGGTCTTACAGCGTTGGCGGAGAGCTGCATGCAACACCTGTGTTGACCGATGCTGGCCTAATCCTGTTTGGATCGACCAACGGGGCATTCACGTGCGTCAACAGAGAGGGCGAGTTTCGATGGTCGGATGCCTTCCCGATGCCCATCAGCGCATCGGCGGCCTACGCTGGCCCGGACAGCATTGTGGTCGGCGATGAAGGCAGTAACATACGCAAGTTCGATTCTTCCGGCCGGACGGTTTGGGCAGGTCAGCTCGTGGGAGCGATCAAGGCCTCCCCTCTTATAGACAGCGATGGCAAGATATATGTCTATACTGAGCCAGGCAACATTTACATCATGCGCTCGGACGGCATAGTCCTGGACTGGACCACACGGGACGGTTACTGGAAGGCCGGCGCCTCGCCAGTCATCGGCCCGACAGGAACGCTATACATCTGCACCGCCAAAGACGAGGCACAGGTGATTGGCTTCCGGGACCAGGGTGGCTCCGGAGCGCCATCTCTTACTGGCTCTGTCGCGGATGATGATCTCACGGTGGGCGAGTCGCTGAAGTATTCTGTTACGTTCTTGAATCCTTCGAGACGGCTCACCGTCGATTTCTATGTTGCGGTTATGCTTGGCGATACACTGCTGTTCTATCCGGGCTGGGTTACGGACTGGGGTTACACAAGGTTCACGCTGGATGGAGGCGCCTCGGGCACAGGGACGCTCATCGACATGCCGATAGCAGATAGCTCGCTGTTCGGGCATTACACATTCTACTCGGCCGCGATGGTGCCAGGGACGCTGATAAACTTCTCGGAGACATCGGCGGTGGGCGTAACGATTCATTAA
- a CDS encoding dihydropteroate synthase has translation MTAQNSLCVATAVVSGVRSEVSIGGDSDFVIIGERINPTNRAVLTKSIADRKFDVPLTSARKQLEAGASIIDVNVGVAGVDEKDVLPALVSYLQEHVDAPLSLDSASVEALEAAVQVYRGRPVINSTTGEPERLARLLALTKSCRGTLIALLMDENGIPEDVDGRLRIADRILNEASKTGLSLSNILIDSVVMSVGASPRAGRVTLLALREVVKKFGVPTVLGVSNVSHGMPCRPILNRAMLSIGIFDGLSSAITDPMDESMRDAIAACRLLSGRDEMGMDYVMHCRRRSAR, from the coding sequence ATGACGGCGCAAAACAGCTTATGCGTGGCGACGGCGGTGGTCTCGGGAGTGCGCAGCGAGGTCTCGATCGGAGGCGACAGCGACTTCGTCATCATCGGTGAGAGGATAAACCCCACAAATCGAGCTGTGCTGACTAAATCCATCGCTGACCGTAAGTTCGATGTTCCGCTCACCTCCGCGAGAAAGCAGCTTGAGGCGGGCGCCTCGATAATCGACGTGAACGTAGGGGTGGCGGGTGTTGACGAGAAAGATGTGTTGCCAGCGCTTGTTTCGTATTTGCAGGAGCATGTTGACGCGCCGCTCTCGCTGGATTCTGCGTCGGTCGAGGCGCTCGAGGCTGCGGTTCAGGTGTATAGGGGCCGGCCAGTCATCAACTCAACAACTGGCGAGCCGGAGCGGCTGGCTAGATTGCTTGCGCTGACCAAGTCGTGCAGGGGGACGCTGATTGCGCTGCTGATGGACGAGAATGGCATACCTGAGGATGTCGATGGCCGGCTGAGGATAGCCGATAGGATCCTTAATGAGGCGTCCAAGACCGGACTTTCGCTCTCGAACATCCTCATCGACAGCGTGGTGATGAGCGTCGGCGCCTCGCCCAGAGCAGGCCGGGTGACGCTGCTTGCACTTCGCGAGGTTGTGAAGAAGTTTGGCGTTCCAACAGTGCTTGGGGTTAGCAACGTGTCGCATGGAATGCCATGTAGGCCGATACTGAACCGGGCGATGCTTTCTATCGGCATTTTTGACGGGCTGTCGTCGGCGATAACTGACCCAATGGACGAGAGCATGAGGGACGCGATCGCTGCGTGCAGGCTGCTTTCTGGTCGGGACGAGATGGGGATGGATTACGTGATGCACTGCCGGCGCCGTTCGGCTAGGTGA
- a CDS encoding radical SAM protein yields MAVPCYVELRRMGELGRRADVLYAHLKSCGLCPRMCGVDRTAGETGYCRVGDKVIVSSYGPHPGEESEMVGRNGSGTIFFASCNLLCVFCQNAEISHGMRGAAQTDADLADKMLHLQSMGCHNINLVTPTHFVPQIVRAIDIAAGLGLRLPIVYNCGGYERVEVLRTLDGIIDIYMPDIKFSGSEESQKYLNAPDYPDVVKQAVKEMHRQVGDLRVDADGIATRGLLVRHLVMPGGLAGSEEFARFIAEEVSPNTYVNIMPQYHPEHRAGEFPELLKRDVWKQYHAAREVFRMAGVDWTATGRG; encoded by the coding sequence ATGGCTGTGCCGTGCTACGTTGAACTGCGGAGGATGGGCGAGCTCGGCAGGCGTGCTGACGTGCTCTATGCTCACCTGAAATCCTGCGGTCTGTGCCCGAGGATGTGCGGCGTGGACAGGACTGCGGGCGAGACGGGATACTGCCGTGTCGGGGATAAGGTCATCGTCAGCAGCTACGGCCCACATCCTGGCGAGGAGTCGGAGATGGTGGGTAGAAACGGTTCGGGCACGATATTCTTCGCCTCGTGCAACCTGCTGTGTGTTTTCTGCCAAAACGCAGAGATCAGCCACGGGATGCGAGGCGCCGCGCAGACGGATGCGGACCTGGCCGACAAGATGCTCCACCTTCAATCAATGGGCTGCCACAACATCAACCTCGTTACGCCGACGCACTTTGTGCCGCAGATAGTGCGGGCGATTGACATCGCCGCAGGGTTGGGGCTCAGGCTCCCGATCGTCTATAACTGCGGCGGCTACGAGCGGGTCGAGGTCCTGCGGACGCTCGACGGGATCATCGACATCTATATGCCCGATATCAAGTTCTCCGGCAGCGAGGAGTCGCAAAAATACCTGAACGCTCCGGATTATCCTGATGTAGTCAAACAAGCTGTGAAGGAGATGCACCGACAGGTCGGCGATTTAAGGGTCGATGCAGATGGCATAGCGACGCGAGGCCTTCTGGTCAGGCACTTGGTGATGCCCGGAGGCCTGGCGGGGTCGGAGGAGTTTGCGAGGTTCATTGCGGAGGAAGTATCCCCCAACACATACGTCAACATCATGCCTCAGTACCATCCGGAGCATCGGGCCGGTGAGTTTCCCGAGCTTCTGAAGAGGGACGTATGGAAGCAATATCACGCGGCGCGGGAAGTTTTCAGAATGGCGGGCGTGGACTGGACGGCTACGGGACGCGGATAG